The sequence ACGCTTTCCAGGAATCAGACAGAGGTGAGTACACTCAAAACACAAAGCCTTTGTGTTTCTTATTTCATTATCATTGTGTTGTTATTTCTGACACTtactattattatgaccgccgcgcagcgaagccgcggtcatataggtttaggtttagtcagattttttaaatttatttttttcgttcatggggggccttacaataaaataatttatgtgtacatttagtgactgtacaccaacaaggattcccgggacactgaaagaccggggtacacgaaacttggtgggcatgtaaccccacatggatagcatggaaccatcgtttttcgttttgatctgtagcccccccgctgtactggaccccccgaaaggagggtagggcagacacagttttctgtgaatatcttgagaaccgtagggcctaggatgaccaattttttccgtatgtttgactccaggggtcatgttaacccattccatgtgcacacatgtgcataaacagatacacacgcacacacatacattcacagtaatcatacgtatgacatactcacacagtagacatatgtatgcatgcatgcacatgcacaaacacacatacgcaggcaaacacacaagcacacacacacacacacacccacacccacacacataaacataaacgtgtacacgcacacatgcacacaattcaagaatttgtcagaattatgaacaggcaagatgggggtggggttgtataaaattaattttacatgtgaaatctatgaactaatcatgttttggtacttgttgtctagcagataccagtgagaattgagtgtggataatgtaatttagtgagacagttagaatcatataggcctttcagcgtgatttatttttgtggaaaaaatgtgctggactgggcggcggtcatattttgtaccgctctgcggtacatctagttaaaaaCAGCATAGTGTTCTAGTTATCAACCTCCTGCTTGAACAGTATTTTCATACATACTATGAGCTGAAACCAGCCATTGAATGGAGGTGTTGGATGTTTCGTGTGCAGTGCGCTACACCTGTGCAGTAGATGGAGTTTGGAGGGACAGGAACAACAGTGACATCATACCTCCATGTGTCCCAGGTAAGAAAACAAAACCTCTCCCCACCACACATGGCTGTATGGATAAGGAATATTTGATGAGCTTGTATGGGTCTCTGGGATTACATCTCtgctatgtgtctgtgtgtgtcgatGTTTTGCTTTTGAAGCCTGCTATATCTTTTCTGTGTCATTTTAAATTGTTATGCTtgttttgtatatttctgtaactatactgtgtgtgtgtgcatgtgtagtatGTGGCCGTCCTGAGACAGTAACGAATGGGAACGTCTCTGTAACtatactgtgtgtgcgtgtctgtgtgtgtgtgtgtgtgtgtgtgtgtgtagtatgtggcCGTCCTGAGACAGTAACGAATGGGAACGTCTCTGTAACtatactgtgtgtgcgtgtctgtgtgtgtgtgtgtgtgtgtagtatgtggcCGTCCTGAGACAGTAAAGAATGGGAATGTTCCCTGGTTCGTCTCTGTGAGCGTGGACGGGGGTAAAGGAGCAGGATCTGTAATAGGGAACAGATGGATCCTCACTGCAGCCAGCAGCCTGCTGCCCAGAGGGGATGCCACCACAACCACACGGCAAGTCAAGGTACGCAGCGTCGTCTTAGTCCAGCCTTGATATTCCTCAGAGCAAAACAAGACACATTGGTTTTCTGATCATGGCATTAATGTATGCAAGGTAGAGATGCCTAATTTATTCTGCTGTGGTGACAGACTGATAACCCTATTAATCACCTGCAATTACCTTCAGAACCATCAGAACCTCCTATTATCAGATAAGTTCACACGTGTGATGTATCTTTGTTTTTTAGTTATCCATCAATGAGTCTGCTCTTGAGGTGACAGCCCTGCATATTCACCCCTCGTACAACCAGTCAGACAGCCTGACATATTTCAACCACAACATTGCCCTGGTCAAACTGAGGAGTCTCATCACCTTCAATGCTGATGTTACTCCACTGTGTCTTCCCACAGAGAAGTCTGACCGTGCTGGGCTGCGTGGGTAAGACCATGCTACAAGCACAAATCATATTTTTTACACTAAGAAGGGAGACCACACCCTGTCTTACTAGAGTTTACTTTATGGGTGGTATAGAAATGCTGGTTTATTGACCCTGGCATCAGTCTAGTCAAGTGTAATTGGATAAACTGTAAACACTGAGGCTTTTTATGCACAGCAGTTGGtcttttttatagcctactgacAATAACATTTACTGAAGCTTGAAACATTTATGTATTAAGTGTGAAGACCATATCTATTTCATCTCTCCAGTGTGCTCCTTTCTGTCATCTACCCTCAACATTCTCAgtagagcagacacacacactttaatgcttttatttctatcttaaaggtgctctaagcaatgctgggtaacgtcacttctgttgactttcaaacaaaacagagagctagctcgctacttcctccccctccctcccgtgctgctcccgtgcaattgaaactctcctaaacgcgcatctcgtctgtgatttgctggaagagtttgttatgtttttatgggctaggtttgcccaggttgtttttgttgctgtttttggagcctgggctgtccacagagattgcgtttttttttacagtgtattcaggacacagacaactagcggttggttaggtgatgtttgcagtaagtgacataaatgttttagcctaaaaaacgtgtggcatcgcttagagcacctttaacacaGGAGAATTTACAGATCCAATGATTGAAAGTATGTTACaggtttagacacacacacacacacacacacacacacacacacacacacacacacacacacacacctctctctctctctctctcacactctagtTGTGCATTTGTTTCCTCACTGTCAGTTTGGTATCAGCATTCCCGTCCAACTCCAGCAATGATAAGGGCATCTGGCTCCCTCTAGTGGATCATGGGAAGTGTAACAGCAGCAAACCAGAGGTCCTTTCTGCCAAGACCCTGTGCTCTGAGGGAGCGAGGTCTCTCCTCAGTGATTATATGGGGGCGGCGCTCGGGGTGGAGGAGGATGGCAGGTTTGGGGCAGCGGGGGTCTTCATTCAGACCGTTGCCAATCAGGAAGGGGGTGCGTATGGAGTTTACACCCGCGTTTCTCAGTATCAACACTGGATCAGAGATACTATACAGCAACACTGTGAGTACAGCATAATCACAACACACATGTCATTATCTTTTGATAAACATGCGTTCTTCACTCATCTGACAGCTGGCTCTATTCATAAGGGTGAAATAAAGATGAAGCGCCCCAGGGGAAGTGAATAGTTAGAACAGTAGCAGACATATTATATGTATCTATGCAACATCAGCTCCAAGCTGACAGCATTTCCTGATCCCACAGACTGTGAACACCCTGAGCTTCCCAACATGGTGGAGCTGGTGGACCACGACATACGATATGAGCAGCACAGTGAGCTCCAACTGCAATGTGCCTCTAAGTACTACAGTCTACAGGGAGAAGGTGGGACCACACACAACCCAATATACTCTTTATGCAGTAGATTACTGTAAagtcatttgattggctaagAGGCTCTGATTGGACTGGGCAGTGTTCTATTTCACGCACAGAGAAGTACACGTGTGCAGCCGATGGTGTGTGGAGGTCTGGGACTGGACATTCCGTTTGGCCAACATGTGTTCCAGGTGGTGTAGTGGTCTGCTTTGTCACCTAGCCCtaaaatatatacacatattttgttttaaaaatcaatcaaaatcctctttctttttttgtctttctttccttctgcatttgtctgtctctctatctttctatctttcttactttctttaTTTCCCATCTTGGTCTCTTGCCCCTTTTCCATTCCTCCCCACCCCAGTGTGTGGGATCACAGAGGTCCCGCTCCACAGCAGTGCTCGTATTCTGGGTGGCAGGGCAGCAAGGCTGGGGGCTGTGCCCTGGCAGCTCCTGATGAAGGTGCCGTACCGCGCCGGTGCCTCCCTGCTCAATGACCGCTGGGCTCTCACCGCCGCCTCTGTGGTGGACGGACACACAGACCGCAACCTCACCTTGTACGGAGGCATGGTCGACAGCCTGGACAGCAAACAAGTCGTCATGGTGAGCGAGAAGGTTGTCATCCACCCTGGCTACAAGCGGGGTCTGTCCGAGGACGAACTCACCAGCTACGACAACGACATCGCCCTGATCAAGCTCTCCTCCAGGGTGAGGCTCGGCCCTACTCTCCGCCCCGTGTGTCTGCCGGAGAGGACGACCGGCAGCGCCGCCCTGGAGGGGAAGATGGGGACTGTGTCCGGGTTCGGCACCTGGGAGAAGGGCTTGCGGAGCCGGAGGCTCCGACATGCCCCCATCAGGGAGTACGCCCGGGAGCAGTGCGCGGAGACGCCGGTCCACGGCCTGCAGCAGCAGCCAATGGCCTTCACCCACAACATGTTCTGCGCCGGGCTGGAGGCCACTGACAGCTGCCAAGGGGACAGTGGTGGGCCTCTGGTGCAGCCCGTGGTGGGCTTGCAGAGGCCAGGGCAACTCTATAGAGTGAAAGGCATTGTGTCCTGGGGGCCTGTGTGCGGAAGTAAGACATACTACACCAAAGTCCAGAACTACCTGGACTGGATCACAGAGACCATGGAAAAGGATTAGTAGGGCAGTGGAAAATGTTACATTTGCCTTCATAAATTGTTTTAATAAACACTAGGACTAAATAAAAAGGAATTGATGTGGGTCACTTCTAGAGACTTTGCCACATAAGCCCCTCATAAGCCTGCAATGGAGCAGAATTGGGTCTGTTGGTTGAAATTgttctgctaaatgaatgaatgtaaatgtcaaATGTAAATGTCAAATTGAAAGTGAAATGAATATGGATTATTTTGTCTGTAAATTTGtagtcattgcaagatatttttgtgtatcgagagaatgcactcattttactaaatcgtgtacacgttttactaaataatgcgctcattttactaaattgtgctctcaatttagtaaaacatgcgcacgatttagtaaaatgtattttatccaAAAAATATCTAGCAATGACCCCATAGGGTTCTGTACTATTGGCACTTTTGCacattatttttgtttccacTTTGATATCCCTTTACATAGCTTATTTTATTCTTCTATAGGCATAGACCACGCATGAAATGTGAAATAGGTCTACACATACAAATCGAACACACCCCTGTGATGTCAGCTTCTTCCACTTCTGTGATTCGCCAAAGAGGTTTCATGGGTTGCAAAAAATTAAACGGAGTTTACTTTCACTTTACACTGCAGACTCTTTGAGGAAACGACAGACTACAGGCTTTATTGCCTTCCAAAGGAATAACCACACAGAAATTGCGTTGTGGTCAAGTCAATAGTTGAAATGCCGTTTATTTACAGCTAACAATAGATTAGTTGCCTATACATTATAGCTAAGTGAAAGACATTTGTGAAAACGAAAGCGAAAGGTTAAATGAGGTAGGCTAACTTCAAGAATCAACTGTCCGTTGTTGTAGAAGATGCGTATTTTTTCTCATATTTTGCTATTCTGTAACCAACCAATGACAATCCTTTAACCAGATACAAACCATCAGCTATTAGTTATGTTTATCATCTTCATGATAGGATGCTTGGTGTCATCAACATACGGTAAGAGCTAGCTCTTGTACATAGCCTATTAATATTGAATACATgctcagaaaaaaaataaacaaacgtcTGACGTTGGGGACTTGCCTACCTTTTGAATGAAATTAGCGTAGGCAACGTGTTTGTTTATCGCCTCTATGTGCAAAAGGTATATCATGTCAGCATATCTCGCTTTCACTTGACAGCTCTTGATGGCGCGGATGTGGTGTTGTCCTGTTCCTtcgtggaggagggaggggggatgatGGGGGGAATGGGCGGAGGTGGGCTCTTCAGCCGCACTCCTGCAACGCTGGTCCTCAGGGACCTTCCGGTCGACCCTGACTCCGACTCTGCGCTGGACTCCGTGACCCCATTTGACCCGCCGGAGAAGCCCAGCGCAGATGACCTCATCTTCGAAGTGAAAGGTTGAGTGAAACCATTTTATTGACTAACAGAGCCACT is a genomic window of Alosa sapidissima isolate fAloSap1 chromosome 10, fAloSap1.pri, whole genome shotgun sequence containing:
- the LOC121720344 gene encoding transmembrane protease serine 9-like isoform X1; its protein translation is MSIKWASPFGLLCMSVCVSVCVCERVSPTPAVLDGPGSNCPVPRPLLNGEAEITTDGETQVVEYRCHKPYTLRNATSTICYTCLCTSLSSAVYTCSEDGTWRDHENRDAPPECVPVCGRPTVSLLRHQRILGGKKAPAESVPWQVLLSGFGRGGAFVIHEQWLLTAAHNYVQPQEIKDKESLEVYVGENTITGMLKWPKLEVQAVRVHPLYNNPDDKNYDHDIALIQLKQKITFNSRVMPLCLPTTDDQYMTGRMGLVSGFGVIEKQRLLSDLRFVKLPLVEQKVCEDFASLPNVPNSITENMFCAGFPEGGKDSCTGDSGGAFAFEQDGRFWAAGIVSWGVNCGEPGYYGVYTRISKYTDWIHKIIDNQFTDCGDPKPLLNGRVTFLSITEKQYLSVIEYQCNEPYYAFQESDRVRYTCAVDGVWRDRNNSDIIPPCVPVCGRPETVKNGNVPWFVSVSVDGGKGAGSVIGNRWILTAASSLLPRGDATTTTRQVKLSINESALEVTALHIHPSYNQSDSLTYFNHNIALVKLRSLITFNADVTPLCLPTEKSDRAGLRGLVSAFPSNSSNDKGIWLPLVDHGKCNSSKPEVLSAKTLCSEGARSLLSDYMGAALGVEEDGRFGAAGVFIQTVANQEGGAYGVYTRVSQYQHWIRDTIQQHYCEHPELPNMVELVDHDIRYEQHSELQLQCASKYYSLQGEEKYTCAADGVWRSGTGHSVWPTCVPVCGITEVPLHSSARILGGRAARLGAVPWQLLMKVPYRAGASLLNDRWALTAASVVDGHTDRNLTLYGGMVDSLDSKQVVMVSEKVVIHPGYKRGLSEDELTSYDNDIALIKLSSRVRLGPTLRPVCLPERTTGSAALEGKMGTVSGFGTWEKGLRSRRLRHAPIREYAREQCAETPVHGLQQQPMAFTHNMFCAGLEATDSCQGDSGGPLVQPVVGLQRPGQLYRVKGIVSWGPVCGSKTYYTKVQNYLDWITETMEKD
- the LOC121720344 gene encoding transmembrane protease serine 9-like isoform X2 gives rise to the protein MSIKWASPFGLLCMSVCVSVCVCERVSPTPAVLDGPGSNCPVPRPLLNGEAEITTDGETQVVEYRCHKPYTLRNATSTIYTCSEDGTWRDHENRDAPPECVPVCGRPTVSLLRHQRILGGKKAPAESVPWQVLLSGFGRGGAFVIHEQWLLTAAHNYVQPQEIKDKESLEVYVGENTITGMLKWPKLEVQAVRVHPLYNNPDDKNYDHDIALIQLKQKITFNSRVMPLCLPTTDDQYMTGRMGLVSGFGVIEKQRLLSDLRFVKLPLVEQKVCEDFASLPNVPNSITENMFCAGFPEGGKDSCTGDSGGAFAFEQDGRFWAAGIVSWGVNCGEPGYYGVYTRISKYTDWIHKIIDNQFTDCGDPKPLLNGRVTFLSITEKQYLSVIEYQCNEPYYAFQESDRVRYTCAVDGVWRDRNNSDIIPPCVPVCGRPETVKNGNVPWFVSVSVDGGKGAGSVIGNRWILTAASSLLPRGDATTTTRQVKLSINESALEVTALHIHPSYNQSDSLTYFNHNIALVKLRSLITFNADVTPLCLPTEKSDRAGLRGLVSAFPSNSSNDKGIWLPLVDHGKCNSSKPEVLSAKTLCSEGARSLLSDYMGAALGVEEDGRFGAAGVFIQTVANQEGGAYGVYTRVSQYQHWIRDTIQQHYCEHPELPNMVELVDHDIRYEQHSELQLQCASKYYSLQGEEKYTCAADGVWRSGTGHSVWPTCVPVCGITEVPLHSSARILGGRAARLGAVPWQLLMKVPYRAGASLLNDRWALTAASVVDGHTDRNLTLYGGMVDSLDSKQVVMVSEKVVIHPGYKRGLSEDELTSYDNDIALIKLSSRVRLGPTLRPVCLPERTTGSAALEGKMGTVSGFGTWEKGLRSRRLRHAPIREYAREQCAETPVHGLQQQPMAFTHNMFCAGLEATDSCQGDSGGPLVQPVVGLQRPGQLYRVKGIVSWGPVCGSKTYYTKVQNYLDWITETMEKD
- the LOC121720344 gene encoding complement C1r subcomponent-like isoform X3: MKWKYSVLCTLLGVSVCVCESISPEVMYGEVKSPLYPQPYPAGVYEEWDLTVPTGYKIQLTFTHLDIEPSDDCYYDSLMVIYNDNILWKFCGQANSADGNHPGNQPILAPGNRLRLIFQADETNPGLHKHLGFSVFYQAVDVDECAEGAEPGKTSPCSQICLNTLGSYFCSCHHGYNLRADQRTCMPSCQGGEFRELEGTLSSPGYPEPSPHGLHCLYNISVEPGFLITLNFTHHFHIEHINNPQPSCLYHWLQVTIPGSKPRKLCGSESPGVMVTGSHWVQLEYHTDWAGLSRGWSLHYTTQRVKCEIPNGVDNGRVTPSLTEYLYKDYIHVRCLKGYKLMQDGREIEAFGSMCHSNGRWHKSLPECHITDCGDPKPLLNGRVTFLSITEKQYLSVIEYQCNEPYYAFQESDRVRYTCAVDGVWRDRNNSDIIPPCVPVCGRPETVKNGNVPWFVSVSVDGGKGAGSVIGNRWILTAASSLLPRGDATTTTRQVKLSINESALEVTALHIHPSYNQSDSLTYFNHNIALVKLRSLITFNADVTPLCLPTEKSDRAGLRGLVSAFPSNSSNDKGIWLPLVDHGKCNSSKPEVLSAKTLCSEGARSLLSDYMGAALGVEEDGRFGAAGVFIQTVANQEGGAYGVYTRVSQYQHWIRDTIQQHYCEHPELPNMVELVDHDIRYEQHSELQLQCASKYYSLQGEEKYTCAADGVWRSGTGHSVWPTCVPVCGITEVPLHSSARILGGRAARLGAVPWQLLMKVPYRAGASLLNDRWALTAASVVDGHTDRNLTLYGGMVDSLDSKQVVMVSEKVVIHPGYKRGLSEDELTSYDNDIALIKLSSRVRLGPTLRPVCLPERTTGSAALEGKMGTVSGFGTWEKGLRSRRLRHAPIREYAREQCAETPVHGLQQQPMAFTHNMFCAGLEATDSCQGDSGGPLVQPVVGLQRPGQLYRVKGIVSWGPVCGSKTYYTKVQNYLDWITETMEKD